One genomic window of Oryctolagus cuniculus chromosome 11, mOryCun1.1, whole genome shotgun sequence includes the following:
- the HOXC12 gene encoding homeobox protein Hox-C12: protein MGEHNLLNPGFVGPLVNIHTGDTFYFPNFRASGAQLPGLPSLSYPRRDNVCSLPWPSAEPCNGYPQPYLGSPVSLNPPFGRTCELARVEDSKGYYREPCAEGGGGLKREERGRDPGAGPGAAALLPLEPSGPPALGFKYDYAAGGGDGGTGPPHDPPSCQSLESDSSSSLLNEGNKGAGAGDPGSLVSPLNPGSGLSASGAPWYPIHSRSRKKRKPYSKLQLAELEGEFLVNEFITRQRRRELSDRLNLSDQQVKIWFQNRRMKKKRLLLREQALSFF from the exons ATGGGCGAGCATAATCTCTTGAATCCCGGGTTTGTGGGGCCGCTGGTGAacatccacacgggagacacCTTCTACTTCCCCAACTTCCGCGCGTCCGGGGCGCAGCTGCCCGGGCTGCCTTCGCTGTCCTATCCGCGCCGCGACAATGTGTGCTCGCTGCCTTGGCCGTCGGCTGAGCCGTGCAATGGCTACCCGCAGCCCTATCTCGGCAGCCCGGTGTCGCTCAACCCGCCCTTCGGCCGCACGTGCGAGCTGGCGCGCGTGGAGGACAGCAAGGGTTACTACCGAGAGCCGTGCGCCGAGGGCGGTGGCGGCCTGAAGCGCGAGGAGCGCGGGCGCGACCCGGGCGCCGGACCCGGAGCAGCGGCGCTGCTGCCGCTGGAGCCGTCGGGGCCGCCGGCGCTCGGCTTCAAGTACGACTACGCGGCGGGCGGTGGCGACGGCGGCACGGGACCTCCGCACGACCCGCCCTCGTGCCAGTCGCTGGAATCCGACTCCAGTTCGTCCCTACTCAACGAAGGCAACAAGGGCGCCGGCGCGGGCGACCCCGGCAGCTTGGTATCGCCGTTGAACCCCGGCAGCGGGCTCTCGGCCAGCG GCGCGCCCTGGTACCCGATCCACAGCCGCTCACGGAAGAAGCGCAAGCCCTATTCGAAGCTGCAGCTGGCGGAGCTGGAGGGCGAGTTTCTGGTCAACGAGTTCATCACGCGCCAGCGCCGGAGGGAACTCTCGGACCGCTTGAATCTTAGTGACCAGCAGGTCAAGATCTGGTTTCAGAACcggagaatgaaaaagaaaagacttcTGTTGAGAGAGCAAGCCCTCTCCTTCTTTTAG
- the HOXC13 gene encoding homeobox protein Hox-C13 yields the protein MTTSLLLHPRWPESLMYVYEDSAAESGSGGGGGGAGGAGGGCSGASPGKAPSMDGLGSSCPASHCRDLLPHPVLGRPPAPLGAPQGAVYTDIPAPEAARQCAPPPAPPTSSSATLGYGYPFGGSYYGCRLSHNVNLQQKPCAYHPGDKYPEPSGALPGDDLSSRAKEFAFYPSFASSYQAMPGYLDVSVVPGISGHPEPRHDALIPVEGYQHWALSNGWDSQVYCSKEQSQSAHLWKSPFPDVVPLQPEVSSYRRGRKKRVPYTKVQLKELEKEYAASKFITKEKRRRISATTNLSERQVTIWFQNRRVKEKKVVSKSKAPHLHST from the exons ATGACGACTTCGCTGCTCCTGCATCCGCGCTGGCCGGAGAGCCTTATGTACGTCTATGAGGACAGCGCGGCGGagagcggcagcggcggcggcggcggcggcgcaggcGGCGCGGGGGGCGGCTGCAGCGGAGCGAGCCCCGGCAAAGCCCCGAGCATGGACGGCCTGGGCAGCAGCTGCCCGGCCAGCCACTGCCGCGACCTGCTTCCGCACCCCGTGCTGGGTCGCCCGCCGGCTCCCCTGGGCGCTCCGCAGGGCGCCGTCTACACGGACATCCCGGCCCCGGAGGCAGCGCGCCAGTGCGCCCCTCCGCCGGCGCCCCCCACCTCGTCCAGCGCCACCCTGGGCTACGGCTACCCGTTCGGGGGCAGCTACTACGGCTGCCGCCTGTCACACAACGTGAACCTGCAGCAGAAGCCTTGCGCCTACCACCCGGGCGACAAGTACCCGGAGCCGTCGGGCGCCCTGCCGGGTGATGACCTGTCTTCTCGGGCCAAGGAGTTCGCCTTCTACCCCAGCTTCGCTAGCTCCTACCAGGCGATGCCCGGCTACCTGGACGTGTCGGTGGTGCCCGGGATCAGCGGGCACCCGGAGCCGCGTCACGACGCGCTCATCCCGGTCGAAGGCTACCAGCACTGGGCTCTCTCCAATGGCTGGGACAGTCAGGTGTACTGCTCCAAAGAGCAGTCGCAGTCCGCCCACCTCTGGAAGTCTCCCTTCCCAG acgTGGTTCCCCTGCAGCCCGAGGTGAGCAGCTACCGGCGTGGGCGCAAGAAGCGCGTGCCCTACACCAAGGTGCAGCTGAAGGAGCTGGAGAAAGAGTACGCAGCCAGCAAGTTCATCACCAAAGAGAAGCGCCGGCGCATCTCAGCCACCACGAACCTCTCCGAGCGCCAGGTCACCATCTGGTTCCAGAACCGCCGAGTCAAAGAGAAGAAGGTGGTCAGCAAATCGAAAGCGCCGCACCTCCACTCCACCtga